GCTGGCGCAGAGGAGGGCACCACTGACGAAGGACACGCGGCGCTTCGAGAAGAAAGGGGACATGGGCGGCTCCGGGACGACGGGAGGAAGTCAGCGTGCCCCTGGAAACGACCGACCTCCGGAATGGGTTTATCCGGTGAATTTTTCCCGGGGCCTGACGTGGGCCGCGCTTGCGTGGGGGGACCCCATTTGCGACGGTCCCCGGCCATGGAGACGACACGACCGTTCCGGATTCTGGGCATCCAGCAGATCGCCATCGGGGGGCTCGACAAGGGCGCCCTGCGCAAGCTGTGGGTGGACACGCTGGGCCTCACCGCCCACGGCACCTACCGCAGCGAAAAGGAGAACGTGGACGAGGACATCGTCGTGGCGGGCGCGGGCCCCTTCAAGGTGGAGGTGGACTTGATGCAGCCCGTCAATCCCGACGGCCGTCCCAAGGTCCACGACCCCGCGCTCAACCACGTGGGGCTTTGGGTGGACGACCTGGCGGTGGCCGTGAAGTGGCTGGAAGGGCAGGGCATGCGCTTCACGCCCGGCGGCATCCGCAAGGGCGCGGCGGGCTTCGACGTGTGCTTCATCCACCCGAAGGCCAGCGATCAGTTCCCGCTGAGCGGCGAGGGTGTCCTCATCGAACTGGTGCAGGCCCCGCCGGAGATCATCCGCGCCTTCGAGCAGGCCGCGGCCAGCGCGGCGCACTGAGCAGCCACTGTCCGGCGCGCGCGAAGGCCTTCTTGCCCGCGCGCTCCACCGGATCCCACGCGACGCACAGCACGAACGTGCACGCGATGAGCAGCGCGAGCAGGCCCGTGTACTTCAGCCACCCACTGGAGTCGCCCCACAGCTTCTGGAACGAGAAGACGCCGAAGACGCGGTAGTACAGCAGCATCTCGTGGAAGAAGTACGCGGACAGCGACGCGGTGCCGAACACCTCCAGGAAGCGCCGCGCGCGGGAAGGCTTCGCGTCCGGCGCCATCTGTCCCTCCACCCACAACAGCACGAGCAGCACCGCGCAGACCCACATGAAGCGGGTGGCGGAGTTGGACGGGTTGGTGACGAAGAAGCGGTGGGGCGGGTAGAGGTCGTTGAGCACGCCCGGCATCAACGTGCCCACGAGGCCCAGCGCGATGAGGAAGCCCAGGGCCCGCGCCAGGCCCTTGCGGCCCCACGCTCCCGCGATGCAGCCCGCGAAGGCGCCCAGCCACGCGAAGCCCACCCACGGCACCAGCGGGAAGGGGGCCCAGTTGGACTTGCGCAGGAACGACGCCCAGGGCTCGCCCGCGGAGTCGCTGAAGGGCGCGAGCGCGAACGCCACCATCGCCAGGACGAACGCGGTGCCCGCGAGCACGCGCGGACGCGGGGCCAGCAGCGCGGCCATGGGCAGGGTGAGCAGCAGGCACAGCCCCACGCAGTGGAGGATGTCCAGGCGCAGGAGCCACACGGGCTCGGAGCGGATGGGGAACCACACCCAGTTGACGAGCGCGGCGACGGCGAACACCTCCGTGATGCGGCGCAGGTTGCGGCGCACGCGCTCGTTCAGCACGCCCGAGGCGGCGCTGCGCACCAGGAGCAGGGCCAGCGCGAACCCGGCGGAGAAGATGAACGCGGGGGCCACCAGCCCGTCCACCTTGAGCAGCCGTCCGGTCCACACGCTCTTGCGCAGCTCGGGGGTGAGCAGCACGAGCGCATGGGTCTGGATCATGAAGAGGACGGAGAGGCCGCGCAGCCAGTCGATGGCGCGCACGCGCTCGCGGGAGGCGGGGACGGCGGAGGGCAGGGTGCTCACGGGGGGCGCTACCCTACGTCGGTCCCGCGGACGGATGCACGCGCCCGCGGGACCGGGAACTGCTTGGACTACCAGCTGACGGCGTCGAGGTAGACCGAGCCCTTCCACGTGCCCTTCGTCTGGAACTCCACGCCCAACTGGTACAGCGGGCTGGTGGAGCCGGAGGGCAGCTTCACGGTGATGGCGTTCCAGGCGCCGGCCTTGAGGTTGCTCACGGGGATCCAGTTGCCCGTCCAGCGCCAGTTCGCGGAGGCGCCTTCCAGGGTGTAGGGCTGGACGCCGGTGATGCCGCTGCCGGTGGGCAGCCACAGCTGGAACGTCACCGTCTTGCCGGACGGCACAGCCGCGTTGGACACGGCCACGGTGCCGTTGCCGGACGTGCCGTTGAAGGGCACGGCCAGCGAACGGATGCCCGCGGAGGCCCTGGCCGTGGTGCTGCTCACGGCCGACAGCGCGGCGCCGCCAGCGCTCCAGCCCTGCGCGCTGGACTCGAAGCCGTACTTCGACGGGTCGGCCGGGGTGCCCGCGTCGGAGGAGCCGGTGCCGCCGTCAGTGCCTGCGTCCGGACGCGTGCCGCCGTCCACGCCGCCGTCGGAGGTGCCCGCATCGGCCGGCGGGGTGCCAGCGTCCACGGTGCCGCCATCGGTGGATCCGCCGCCGCCCGGGGACGGGAGCGTGGTGCCGGCCGCGGGCAGGGTGAGCCCGCCCGCGTTGAGGAACGTGCCCGCGCGCTGCTTCAGGTACGGCTGGCCGTCGGTGCCCTGGTCGTTCTGGTAGGAGCTCTGGCCGCCCGCGCCCGCGCCGTACAGCATTGCGACGACGCCCACGTTGGCGAACTTGCGCCGGTGCGCATCACCACTTGTGCCGAAGAAGTACTCGGTGCGGTTGTCCTTGTAGCCCTGGCGCGGCCCACCGCTGTTGTTGATGTTCAGGTGGTTGGAGTTGCCCAGCGGGATCTGCCACAGCATCCAGCGCTTGCCGCTGGTCTGGTTCCAGAGGCGCAGCCACTCCGCGTAGCGGTTGTACGAGCGCGACGTGAGGGACGCGGAATCGCTCATGTCCCACGTGTGGTCCGCGCCCTGCGTGAGCCGGTAGAAGTCCGCGTCGCGGTCCAGCGGATCGCCCACGAGCACGTCGTAGGTGGCGCCGGTGACGTTGGTGCCCAGTCCCAGCGGCTTGAGGAAGTTGACGACCTTGTCCACCTCCGGCTGGAGCGGATCCGTGAGCGAGTTGAACGCGATGTCCTTGCCGCTGGCCCACGCGGAGATGTGCAGGCCCAGCACGACGTTGTTCGCGCCCACGGCCTTGCGCAGCTGGAGGAACGCCAGGCTCCAACCCGCGACGGTGTTGGGCAGGCCCGCGAGCTCCGGCATCCCCGAGGAGGCGATGGCCGCGGGGGCGTTGGGGTTGGAGGCCGTCTGGAACTGCATGAAGCCGACCGCGTCCGGCTCCACGTGGAGGATGACCGGGCTTCCGAAGGCCTTCGCGCGCTGGAGGAGCAGCTTCACGTCCTCGAAGTAGCTGCGCATGGTGGAGGCGTTCTTCAGCTTCGCGAGCGTCTCCTGCTCGCCGCCGCCCGGCTCACCGAAGAGCTGGTAGTAGGTGACGACGGGGACGTAGCCCTGCGCCTTCGTCTCCGTGAAGAAGCTGGCCGCCCAGCTGCCGTCACGGGCGCCGTAGCCCCAGTTGTCCGCCCAGCCCTTGGTGAAGTAGCGGTAGCGCGCGTCCCAGGGGACGTTGCTGTCGCGCATCCAGTTCTGGCCGGCCTCCTCGAAGAGGCCCACCATCAAGCGATTCTGGAAGGCCGGGGGCACGGGGCCCTGCACACCCGTGGCGGCCTGGGCGGACATCGCCCCGAGACACGTCAGCGTCAGCAGCGCCGCGAAGGCGCGTCGAATGGTGTTGGTCATGGGGGCGCTAGTACGCTCCGGCGCCCTCAGTCCTTCCGCTGATGCCCCTCGCGTTCCCCTGACCGTCCACTTCCCGGTCAGGCCAGCGGTGGCTCCCTGGACCGCTATGCGACCGAGCTTCGGGGCGCGGTGTCCTCGATGCGCCGCAGGCACGCGGTCAGGTGCCGCGCCATCGTGTCGACGTTCGGCGGTTCGATCATCGTCTGGTGGTTGCCGGGCACGGGCAGCACCTCCAGCCCGCGCCGCACGAGCCCCTGCCACGGCTGTTCCGGGTGCAGCGGGTGGGGTGGCACGTGGACCTGGGCCTTCAGGTACGTGGCTGTGCCCTCGTAGGGCACGGGCGCGTAGCTGAAGAGGGCGCGCATGTGGGCCTTCCACACGTCCAGGAAGATCTCCAGGTCGCGCAGCGAATACGAGTCCGGCACGGTCGCGCCCTCGCGGGCCTGGCGCAGCACCTCCTTCATCTGCTCATGCGGAGGAAGGGCGCGCAGGCGCTGGGCGAGCGCCGGGGTGTCATCGCCGAACATGGCCGCGAGCAGCGCGGCGTCGTCCTCGAACTGCGTGGGCATCTGGCCAGGACCCGGCGTGTCGAGGAAGACGAGCAGCGCCGGAGGAATGCCCAACGCGAGCATGCGCTGGGCCATCTCGTAGACGATGGTGCCGCCCATGGAGAGGCCCACGAGGTAGTAGGGCCCCTGGGGCTGCCACTGGAGCATGGCGCCCAGATGGTGTGCCGCGAGCACTTCGATGCTGCCCAGCGGCGGGCACTCGCCGTTCACTCCCGGAGCCTGAAAGCCATACACCGTGCGGTCGGGACCGAGCGCACGCACCATGTCCTGGTAGCAGAACACCGTGCCGCCCACCGGGTGCATGCACCACAGCGGCGGAAGGTCGGACCGTCCTTCCTGGAGCCGCACGATGCCCTCCGGAAGCGTGGGCCCCTGCGTAACCACCGGTGCATCGGGCGTGAGCTTCGCCTGGATCCACTGCGCGAGCGCCGCGACCGTCGGACTCTGGAAGAGGACCTGGAGCGGGACCTTGAACGGGAAGTGCTCGGACAGCTTGGACACGAGCTGTGCCGCGAGCAGCGAATGGCCGCCCAGATCGAAGAAGCTCGCGGTGACGCTGATGGCCGTGCGCCCCAGGACCTCCGCCCAGACGTTCGCGATCTGTTGTTCCAGCGGCGTGCGAGGTATCACGCCGGCTTCGTCCGTCTCCGTGGTGTCGGAAGGACGGGGCAGTGCGCGGCGGTCCACCTTGCCGTTCGCGTTGAGCGGCAGTGCGTCCATCAGTACGAACGCGGAGGGGACCATGTGGCTGGGGAGCGAACCCTGGACGTGAGTGCGCAGGTCGCTGGCCGTCACCGTGTCGCGGAACGTGACGTAGGCCACCAGCCGCTTGTCGCCTGGGGCGTCCTCACGCACGAGCACCAGCACTTCGCGCACGGCCGGGTGCTGGCGCAGGACGGCCTCGATTTCACCGGGCTCGATGCGGAAGCCGCGCACCTTGACCTGATGGTCGCGGCGGCCGACGAAGTCGAACGCACCATCGTGGCGCTGACGGACGAGGTCGCCGGTGCGGTAGAGGCGGGCACCCGGAGTGTTCGCGAAGGGGTGAGGGATGAACGCGGTGGCGGTGAGCTCGGGCCGCTCCCAGTAGCCCCAGGCGAGGCCGTCACCGCCGACGAACAGCTCACCGACGATGCCGGGTGCCACCGGGTGCAGGTGCGCGTCCAGCACGTAGGCCGTGCTGTTGGACAGGGGCTTCCCAATGGGCACCGTGCCCGTGACGGGCTCCGTGACGAGGTGCCACGTGCTGAACGTGGTGCTCTCCGTGGGGCCGTAGACGTGCACCAGCCTGCGCGGCCCCCCGTGCTCGAGCAACCGGTTCACGCAGGCCGGGTCCGAGGCCTCGCCACCAAAGAGGAGCGTGGACAGGCCATTGAAGGCCGTGGGCTCCGTCCGGGCGACGTGGTTGAAGAGGGCCGTGGTGAGGAACAGGGCGGTGATGCGTTCGTCCCGCAGACCCCGGGCCAGCGTCGCGGGATCGATGATGTCTTCCTTGGAGAACAGGACGAGCGTGGCGCCATTGAGCAGCGCGCCCCACACCTCGAAGGTCGAGGCATCGAAGGACACCGTCGCCGCCTGGGCCACGCGGTCGTCCGGGCCGAAGGGGATGTAGTCCGGGTCCATCACCAGCCGCATCACGGCCTGCTGCGGGACGCAGACGCCCTTGGGCCGGCCCGTGGAGCCGGACGTGTAGATGACGTACGCGGGCTCCAGGGGATGGAAGCGCGTCGCGTCGTAGGGAGAGCCTGGATGGGCAGGGGCCTCCAACGCATCGATGCGGATGCAACTGGCGCTGTCCGAGGTGAACCGGATCGAGGACGCCGAGCTCGTGATGATCCGATGCACCTTCGCATCGGAGATCATGAGGGCCAGGCGATCCACCGGGTAGTCCGGGTCCAAAGGCACGTAGGCGCCGCCCGCCTTGAGCACGGCGACCAGCGCCACGATGAGATCGATGGAGCGCGGCAGGCACACGCCAACGCGGGGCGCATCCGGTCCAATGCCCTGCGCCTTGAGCGTCCACGCGAGCTGATTGGCGCGGGCGTCCAGCTCCGCGTAGGTGAGCGCCTGCGAGCCCTGGCGCACGGCGATGGCCTCCGGACGCGTGGCCACCTGGGCTTCGAAGGCCAGCGCCAGGGAGAGGTCCCTCGGATAGGGCCGGCCCGTGTCGTTCCAGGCCGTGAGGACCTGCTGGCGCTCCGCTTCGGAGAGCCAGGGGAGCGCATGAATGGCCGCGTCGGGCTGATGGAGCGCGCCTTCGAGGAGCCGGCGGAAGTGGTCCGCCATCCGCTCGACGGTGCGAGGTTCGAACAGCGAGGTCGCGTACTCGAACGTGCCGCTGAGGCCTTCCGGGGTTTCGGTCAGGGCCAGGGTGAGGTCGAACTTGGAGGTCGGGGTCTGAAGCTCCATCGCCTGGACCTGGAGGCCTGGAAGCCGCGGCGGCGTCCCAGGTGCGTTCTGCAAGGCGAACATCACCTGCACCAGCGGCCCGTGACTCAGGGCACGTTCGACGTGCAGCTCCTCCACGAGCTTTTCGAACGGAAGCTCCTGATGCGCGTACGCACCCAGGGCCCGGTCGCGCACCTGCCGCACCAGTTCGCGGAAGGCGGCACCGTCGCTCAGGTGGGCCCGCAGCGGTAGCGTGTTGACGAAGAAGCCGATGAGGCCCTCCACCTCCTCGCGCGTGCGGTTCGCGATGGGCGTGCCGACGATGAAGTCCCTCTGCCCGCTGTAGCGCGACAACAGCAGTTGGAAGCCCGCCATCAGCGTCATGAACAGGGTGGCTCCTTCCTGGCGGCCCAGGTCCTCCAATCCTTCGAGCACGCTTCGCGGAAGGGTGAAGACGTGGGTGGCCCCCGCGAACCGCTGCACGGCCGGGCGGGGGTGGTCGGTGGGCAGCTCCAGGACGTGCGGCGCATCCGCCAGTTGCTGCTTCCAGAAGTCGAGCTGCCGTTGGAGCACATCGCCCTGGAGCCACTGTCGCTGCCACGCCGCGTAGTCCGCGTACTGCACGGGCAGGGGCGTCAGGCCCGCGTGACGCGCTCCGTATCCGGCGGACAGCTCGCGGTAGAGCACGCCCATCGACCAACCGTCGGACACGATGTGGTGGAGGTTGAGCAGCAGCACATGGTGCTCAGCGTCCTCGCGCACCAGAAGGGCACGGAACAGCGGACCCTCCGCGAGGTCGAAAGGTGTCTCCGCGTCCTCGCGCAGCAGGGCTTCCGCTTCGTCCCTGGAGGATGCATCGACCCGGCGGAGGGACACGGGCATGCGGGGCAGGATGCGCTGGACGGGGACGCCTTCACCCGGGAACACCGTGCGCAGGGATTCATGCCGGTCCACCAGCACCTGGAGGGCGTGCTCCAGCGCCTCCACGTCCAGCGCCCCATCCAGCCGAAGCGCCATGGGCATGTTGTACGCGGCCCGGTCCGAGTGGAACTGGTTGAGGAACCAGAGCCGCTCCTGCGCGAATGAAAGGGGTGGCGGTGCTTCGCGGTTCCACGTCCGAAGCACCGGAACGGACTGCGACGTGTCCCGCGTGAGTCCTTCCAGTGCGCGTGCCAGGGCTTCGATGGTGGGGAACTCGAAGAGGGTCCGCACTGGGACGGGGACGCCCAGCACCTGCGACGTCCGGGAGACGATCCGCGTGGCCAGCAGCGAGTGTCCACCCAGGTCGAAGAAGTTCGCATCGACCGGGACGTGGGCCCGCTGGAGCACCGCGCACCAGATGGCGCTCAACGTCTGCTCCAGTGCGGTCAGCGTTCGTGTGCCTGCCGTGGTCGGCGCCTCGCCTTCGGGCACGGGTAGTGCGCGGCGGTCCACCTTCCCGTTGGGCGTCATGGGCAGCGCGTCCATCAGCACGAACGCGGAGGGGACCATGTGGCTGGGGAGCGAGCCCTGGACGTGGGCGCGCAGGTCGCTGCCCGTCACCGCGTCGCGGAACGTGACGTAGGCCACCAGCCGCTTGTCGCCTGGGGAGTCCTCGCGCACGAGCACCAGCGCTTCGCGCACGGACGCGTGCTGGCGCAGGACGGCCTCGATTTCACCGGGCTCGATGCGGAAGCCGCGCACCTTGACCTGGTGGTCGCGGCGGCCCACGAAGTCGAAGGCACCGTCGTGGCGCTGACGGACGAGGTCGCCGGTGCGGTAGAGGCGGGCACCCGGAGTGTTCGCGAAGGGGTGGGGGATGAACGCGGTGGCGGTGAGCTCAGGCCGCTCCCAGTAGCCCCAGGCAAGGCCGTCACCGCCGACGAACAGCTCACCGACGATGCCGGGTGCCACCGGGTGCAGGTGCGCGTCCAGCACGTAGGCCGTGCTGTTGGAGACCGGGCGCCCGATGGGCACCGTCACCGCATCGGGTTCGACGTGTGTCGGAGAGAACCACGTGCTGTAGGCGGAGTTCTCCGTGGGCCCGTAGGCGTGAACGATGTGCTCCGGTGCGCTGTGGGAGAGGATGGCGCGGACGCAGGCCGGGTCCGCGGCCTCGCCACCGAACAGGAGCCACCGCAGGCCCTTGAGCAGCGACGGGTCCGTGCGCGCGACGTGGTTGAGGAGCGCCGTGGTCAGGAACAGGACCGTGATGCCCTCTTCGCGGACGCGCCGCGCGAGCACCGCGGGCTCGATGACCTCTTCCTTCGACAGCAGGACCAGCGTCGCGCCGTTGAGCAGTGCGCTCCATAGCTCGAACGTCGAGGCGTCGAAGGCGACCGTGGACGTCTGGGCGATGCGGTCCTCGGGGCGGAGTTGGATGAAGTCAGGGTCGAGGACCAGACGGGCAACACCCCGGTGCGGGATGCAAACGCCCTTGGGCCGGCCCGTGGAGCCGGACGTGTAGATGACGTGCGCCAGGTCATCGCCCGTGCACGCATCCGGAGGTGCGTGGCGCTCCAACCCGTTCGGGAGCGCATCCAGTCGCAGGACCTTCCACGGTCCTTCCGGGACATGACTCACGAATGCCGACGCAGTGACAACCGCGACGAGCCGGGCATCCGAGGCCATGAAGGCGAGCCGATCCGCCGGATAGTCCGGGTCCAGCGGCACGTAGGCGCCACCGGCCTTGAGGATGGCGACGAGCGCGACGATGAGATCGATGGAGCGTGGCAGGCACACGCCAACACGCGGCGCATCCCGTCCAACCCCCTGGGCCTTGAGCGCCCACGCGACCTGATTGGCGCGAGCGTCCAGCTCCGCGTAGGTGAGCGCCTCCGGACCGTGTCGTACGGCAATGGACTCCGGGCGCGCTGCCACCTGCGCGTTGAAGGCGCGCACGAGGGAGGCGTCGCGTGGGTAGCGCCGCGCGGTGTCGTTCCAGCCGACGAGGACCTGATGCCGCTCTGCCTCAGAGAGCCAGGGCAGGGCATGGATGGCCGCATCCGGCTGATGGAGCGCGCCTTCGAGCAGGCGGTGGAAGTGGCCCGCCATCCGCTCGATGGTGTGCGGTTCAAACAGCGCGCTCGCGTATTCGAGGACGCCCGAGAGTCCGTCGCCGGTCTCCTCCAGCATCAAGCTGAGATCGAACTTGGAGGTCTGGAGCGGCAGCTCCACCGCCTGGACCTGGAGGCCCGGAAGCTGGGGCAACGTGCCCGGCGCGTTCTGCAAGGCGAACATCACCTGCACCAGCGGCCCGTGACTCAGGGCGCGCTCGACGTGCAGCTCCTCCACGAGCTTTTCGAACGGAAGCTCCTGATGCGCATATGCCCCCAGGGCCCGGTCCCGCACCTGTCTGAGCACATCCCGGAAGGCGGCACCGTCGCGCAGGTGGGCGCGCAGCGGCAGCGTGTTGACGAAGAAGCCGATGAGGCCTTCCACCTCTGCGCGCGTGCGGTTCGCGATGGGCGTGCCGACGATGAAGTCCCGCTGCCCGCTGTAACGCGACAGCAGCAGCTGGAAGCCCGCCATCAACGTCATGAACAGCGTGGCTCCTTCTTCACGGGCCAGGGCCTCCAGTGAATGGCGGAGCGCGGAAGGCAGCGTGAATCGGAACGTGGCGCCATCGAACCGCTGCACCGCGGGGCGTGGGCGGTCGGTGGGCAGCTCCAGGACATGCGGCGCGTCCGCGAGCTGTTCCTTCCAGAAGCGGAGCTGCCCCTGGAGCACGTCGCCCTGGAGCCACTCGCGCTGCCAGGCCGCGTAGTCCGCGTACTGCACGGGCAGCGGTGACAGTCGC
The sequence above is drawn from the Corallococcus sp. NCRR genome and encodes:
- a CDS encoding VOC family protein; this encodes METTRPFRILGIQQIAIGGLDKGALRKLWVDTLGLTAHGTYRSEKENVDEDIVVAGAGPFKVEVDLMQPVNPDGRPKVHDPALNHVGLWVDDLAVAVKWLEGQGMRFTPGGIRKGAAGFDVCFIHPKASDQFPLSGEGVLIELVQAPPEIIRAFEQAAASAAH
- a CDS encoding heparan-alpha-glucosaminide N-acetyltransferase domain-containing protein, translated to MSTLPSAVPASRERVRAIDWLRGLSVLFMIQTHALVLLTPELRKSVWTGRLLKVDGLVAPAFIFSAGFALALLLVRSAASGVLNERVRRNLRRITEVFAVAALVNWVWFPIRSEPVWLLRLDILHCVGLCLLLTLPMAALLAPRPRVLAGTAFVLAMVAFALAPFSDSAGEPWASFLRKSNWAPFPLVPWVGFAWLGAFAGCIAGAWGRKGLARALGFLIALGLVGTLMPGVLNDLYPPHRFFVTNPSNSATRFMWVCAVLLVLLWVEGQMAPDAKPSRARRFLEVFGTASLSAYFFHEMLLYYRVFGVFSFQKLWGDSSGWLKYTGLLALLIACTFVLCVAWDPVERAGKKAFARAGQWLLSAPRWPRPARRRG
- a CDS encoding non-ribosomal peptide synthetase: MTDTVDAPVSPRGLAPRNIADAFEVQAALRPQAVAVRCDGQQLTYAELDARANRLAGWLKARGVGRERPQVGVCLPRSVDLIVTLVGVLKAGGAYVPLDPEYPSERLAFMATDSRVRIIVTHAGLESHLPSGDWHTLRLDTDADALAGFSDGPIARDVVEDDLAYVVFTSGSTGRPKGVCVPHRGVLRLVLDADYVNLGPDEVLLQLAPVAFDASTFELWGPLLNGGRVAVFSRGASALDELGDFLREERVTTAFLTTGLFNTLVDRGLPGTQTLRQLYTGGEVMSLPHARRALEALPRTRIFNCYGPTENTTFTSCQLLCAPLGSEPAPIGHAISGTRMYVLDPEGRELPVGAVGELYTGGSGVAWGYWERPDLTAERFLPDPFSTEPGARMYRSGDLARRLEDGAVDFVGRVDHQVKVRGFRIEPGEIEAALRLEASVQEAVVMVREDVPGDRRLVAYVTASEPLTAPVLRAHLKSHLPAHMLPSAIVVLDVMPLTANGKVERKALPDPRDCPGAEEDFVAPETALERTVARVWADVLHVEAVSATADFFELGGQSLLATQAIGRLCDVLQRPVPLRLLFANPLLRDFAAALEMAAPTVERAEAPIPPCTDAAREQLSFAQQRLWFLDQWMPGSALYSLPFAFRLEGPLDTAALEQALQAVVDRHESLRTTFPGEGTAIQHVAAHLPVTLERAESSSEAETLACMQREAERPFDLARGPLFRALLIREAEQRHVLVLNLHHIVSDGWSFGVLYQELSTAYLARDLAPLPLQYPDYAAWQRQWIQGDVLQRELGFWERELEDVPHVLELPTDRPRPAVQRFAGAIHRFTVPARLHRSLEELARREGATLFMALLTGFQVLLSRYSGQRDFVVGTPIANRTRKELEGLIGFFVNTLPIRARFEGEPSFLQLLGQVRDRALGAYAHQHLPFEKLVEALQVEREPSRTPLIQVLFALQNAPTSRLQFPDVTVTPLTLDTRTSKFDLFLALEESGDALAGTLEYATALFDAASIERLTEHYLQVLRCFVEAPDRATGDAVLLSEAEQRRVLRDWNASARPYPSELSIVDAFALQVARRPDAIAVSHGAVTLTYAELDARAEHLGRRLRSLGVGRHTPQVGVCLPRSVDLIVSLLAILKAGGAYVPLDPEHPSERLAFMATDARLVAIVTHEALASGLPPGSWTPVCLDVPWEAVEAPAAGPVMPVDLAHIIYTSGSTGRPKGVCIPHQGVVRLVLNPDYVRLGPGDRMAQSTTIAFDLSTLEIWGALLNGATLVLFTKDEIIDPDVLARRLQDERITHMVLATALFNHVARSRPEAFRHLSWMIFGGEAADAASVNAVLSHGGPLALLNGYGPTENTSFSTWHRVPHAGVDSVPIGGPISNSTAYVLDARFHLVPPGVVGELFVGGDGLALGYWDRSGLTAEKFIPHPFSDVPGARLYRTGDLVRQRADGVLEYVGRRDHQVKLRGFRIELGEVEAALRQHPAAREALVLLREDTPGDRRLVAYVAATDATDTVFREFLHARLPGHMVPAAFVVLESLPLTPNGKIDRRALPVPEAPSPEGFIAPRSPIEARIASIWAAVLGGREVGAHSHFFDLGGHSLLATQVVSRVRDALGVSLPVRALFEAPRLEAFVRTVEGLLAEGHREASRIPVTLCGAGLLPLSFAQERLWFLGRLHDAPGVYNMPMALRLDGPLDVPVLRASLEALVLRHESLRTTFPEGDRPTQHIEEAPVFTLEVQQLDDGARVQALLRQEAERSFDLAKGPLFRALLLRLGDTCSVLVLNLHHIVSDGWSLGVLYRELSAEYGARLQGQPARLSPLPVQYADYAAWQREWLQGDVLQGQLRFWKEQLADAPHVLELPTDRPRPAVQRFDGATFRFTLPSALRHSLEALAREEGATLFMTLMAGFQLLLSRYSGQRDFIVGTPIANRTRAEVEGLIGFFVNTLPLRAHLRDGAAFRDVLRQVRDRALGAYAHQELPFEKLVEELHVERALSHGPLVQVMFALQNAPGTLPQLPGLQVQAVELPLQTSKFDLSLMLEETGDGLSGVLEYASALFEPHTIERMAGHFHRLLEGALHQPDAAIHALPWLSEAERHQVLVGWNDTARRYPRDASLVRAFNAQVAARPESIAVRHGPEALTYAELDARANQVAWALKAQGVGRDAPRVGVCLPRSIDLIVALVAILKAGGAYVPLDPDYPADRLAFMASDARLVAVVTASAFVSHVPEGPWKVLRLDALPNGLERHAPPDACTGDDLAHVIYTSGSTGRPKGVCIPHRGVARLVLDPDFIQLRPEDRIAQTSTVAFDASTFELWSALLNGATLVLLSKEEVIEPAVLARRVREEGITVLFLTTALLNHVARTDPSLLKGLRWLLFGGEAADPACVRAILSHSAPEHIVHAYGPTENSAYSTWFSPTHVEPDAVTVPIGRPVSNSTAYVLDAHLHPVAPGIVGELFVGGDGLAWGYWERPELTATAFIPHPFANTPGARLYRTGDLVRQRHDGAFDFVGRRDHQVKVRGFRIEPGEIEAVLRQHASVREALVLVREDSPGDKRLVAYVTFRDAVTGSDLRAHVQGSLPSHMVPSAFVLMDALPMTPNGKVDRRALPVPEGEAPTTAGTRTLTALEQTLSAIWCAVLQRAHVPVDANFFDLGGHSLLATRIVSRTSQVLGVPVPVRTLFEFPTIEALARALEGLTRDTSQSVPVLRTWNREAPPPLSFAQERLWFLNQFHSDRAAYNMPMALRLDGALDVEALEHALQVLVDRHESLRTVFPGEGVPVQRILPRMPVSLRRVDASSRDEAEALLREDAETPFDLAEGPLFRALLVREDAEHHVLLLNLHHIVSDGWSMGVLYRELSAGYGARHAGLTPLPVQYADYAAWQRQWLQGDVLQRQLDFWKQQLADAPHVLELPTDHPRPAVQRFAGATHVFTLPRSVLEGLEDLGRQEGATLFMTLMAGFQLLLSRYSGQRDFIVGTPIANRTREEVEGLIGFFVNTLPLRAHLSDGAAFRELVRQVRDRALGAYAHQELPFEKLVEELHVERALSHGPLVQVMFALQNAPGTPPRLPGLQVQAMELQTPTSKFDLTLALTETPEGLSGTFEYATSLFEPRTVERMADHFRRLLEGALHQPDAAIHALPWLSEAERQQVLTAWNDTGRPYPRDLSLALAFEAQVATRPEAIAVRQGSQALTYAELDARANQLAWTLKAQGIGPDAPRVGVCLPRSIDLIVALVAVLKAGGAYVPLDPDYPVDRLALMISDAKVHRIITSSASSIRFTSDSASCIRIDALEAPAHPGSPYDATRFHPLEPAYVIYTSGSTGRPKGVCVPQQAVMRLVMDPDYIPFGPDDRVAQAATVSFDASTFEVWGALLNGATLVLFSKEDIIDPATLARGLRDERITALFLTTALFNHVARTEPTAFNGLSTLLFGGEASDPACVNRLLEHGGPRRLVHVYGPTESTTFSTWHLVTEPVTGTVPIGKPLSNSTAYVLDAHLHPVAPGIVGELFVGGDGLAWGYWERPELTATAFIPHPFANTPGARLYRTGDLVRQRHDGAFDFVGRRDHQVKVRGFRIEPGEIEAVLRQHPAVREVLVLVREDAPGDKRLVAYVTFRDTVTASDLRTHVQGSLPSHMVPSAFVLMDALPLNANGKVDRRALPRPSDTTETDEAGVIPRTPLEQQIANVWAEVLGRTAISVTASFFDLGGHSLLAAQLVSKLSEHFPFKVPLQVLFQSPTVAALAQWIQAKLTPDAPVVTQGPTLPEGIVRLQEGRSDLPPLWCMHPVGGTVFCYQDMVRALGPDRTVYGFQAPGVNGECPPLGSIEVLAAHHLGAMLQWQPQGPYYLVGLSMGGTIVYEMAQRMLALGIPPALLVFLDTPGPGQMPTQFEDDAALLAAMFGDDTPALAQRLRALPPHEQMKEVLRQAREGATVPDSYSLRDLEIFLDVWKAHMRALFSYAPVPYEGTATYLKAQVHVPPHPLHPEQPWQGLVRRGLEVLPVPGNHQTMIEPPNVDTMARHLTACLRRIEDTAPRSSVA